The Cardiocondyla obscurior isolate alpha-2009 linkage group LG24, Cobs3.1, whole genome shotgun sequence sequence AAAGACTGCGAGTGTAATGTACATTTTTGCAGACAAAAAAGAATTCAGTTTTCATCTTCATCTCCGTCCTAATCGACATTTGAACTTCgcgtttcataaaattttttctatttagaCCCGGTTTCACGAACGCGAGTTAATCTGACTGGTCAGTTAactttccaatttttatttgatgttttataaaactgaTGTAATTTTCACATCAGTTTTATATTCACCAATTGCAATTCTCAGCGTTAACCGACCAATTATTTTAACTCACGCTCGGGAAGCCGGGCCTTAATCATATTACCTAGACATATCACAGTGTTTACAcgatagagaaaaattataaaagattgATATAGCAATATGTATAtgcaaatgtataaaaaatttgttcatCCTGTACTTTCATATCAGGTATTCGGGACCTGTTTAGCTAttcagatatttatatattgaataaatataGTTATCGAACGTAAGTTCtacttcaaaattaatttttgagagaaaaaacaaaaaaaaaagaactcgtaaaaatattctgtGATTTCACATATTGTGTATCGCATGCACATagatacatatacattttatataaaaagatttttatacattaataacgaaaagaattaCTAAAAATCAAGAATACAAGAAACATGTTCATACCCTTTGCTTCATAGTTTATTAAGAGAAAACACAAGTTTcgaatttaactttaatattctaaaaaattgTCAATTACAGCACACTatagcaaaatattaaaactatgtTTATCCCCTAATATAAATAACAGTTTTTAAGTAggaaaatataagattttgtggaataattaatattttgttgattaaactgcaaaaatgtttaattaaatactgtttaagttaatattaaaaaaaaaattctctaaaaatataacgcaagataattttaaacgtgaaccagaaataaaatgtgtatgcctattgtaaataataaaccGGATAAGTAATCTGtcataatctttatttatatcgaTAAATGCTAGACCTTAAGTGCCTTTATTGTATTAATCGAAATATACAGCGattcttttatacataaaaaatacaaaattaaaaaaatgcgctCACTAATCTACCATGTTTTACTGCCCAaataacgctgaaaatatttaatgttacctctttttataaatctttaataataaataatatacacgTTATATACTCGCTGGTTTTTAATCCATTAGAATCAAACCACGACGTATtcgtttttgtaaaattgttgATTTAAGTCTTTCATATGTTTctcaaaaacaattttttttcagcgtttaataaacgatattttgaattagtaaattattactttaattttaattgcatgtGATAAACATCGTCTGAATAAAAATGcatcgataatttttacattttttatgaaaaaattaatattaataacttataACACTACACAATGTACCAAAATTATTATCGGTACAATAAAAGACTAGACATTTACTCTTTGATTACACCGATAaataaacgaataattatCAAATGTGTAGAATTTCTTACGTTGTCAAAAAACACAATActttagattaatttaattacacagTAGAAATATAAGTATAAGTAAGAAAATTTCTGTACTAGTGATACGAACATACAAAATACAGACAATACGCATCTGATaggaataataaaatgtgcatcTCGTCGCACAGGAATTAGTAAAATATGTAGAACGAAAACTGCACATCTAtcttacttaaaataattgtagaatGTTAAAGTATTTCGTTATGTTAATAAAAGGGCACAATAATTACGAATATAAATACGATAACTGTAACGATCGCTATATAATACACAGGTAcctattttaaaagtattgcAATAAATATGTTTCTACATTCTTCAAACGCATATTGTTACGTTAAAAGCTACCATAATAACGATATTCAGATGATTAGGCAATATCTATGTATTAGATATTACCTAGTCGCCTGATGCGCCTGGGATttgttttgcaaaaaattgcGTAAAAAATTTCAGGATAATACTTTGGTCGTTTTCTTATACGCATATCTCTGCATAACTTAAAtaatacacatacatatatgtataaataatatgtgaAGACATATTCAATTAATCTCGCATCTTAAAtcatattctttaaaatgttaaacatATGTAATTTAGTTTACAAGTTCTtgattattttgcaaaataattagaaacatgacatttaataataaataaataatatagagacataatattaataatttataaataatgtagtGATGTCgtattttcttatattaacagaaaatattaaaatctttttacatggcgattaaatgaataaatttgttattaaaggAAATTCGATTGAAGATGTGCGTGATATATTTCTGATTAATGGTGTATGTACTACGTGCTTCTATATATTTAGTAgtcaaaaaaatgttttctttaataatagtTATAATTGCACATCTCCATGTGGTGATTAAACAAAAGATTGTACGCTTTTTAGTCACTTATACACGATCCTAATCGTAATTTCATTACGATCGAGATCTATTAATAcagagattattttatatagtataaattaataaatataatcttttatgaaatatatctgaaataaatgtaaaataaatctttttgattatttttgataatcaATTGTACATATAACGTACACGTTCCAAATGGTTTCAGAGTTCGTTGCTAGCTCATATGTGAGCTGCAACTGTCCCCTAAAGATTAATAACGAGATTGtgtctattttgtttttaaatagaaataaaacgaaagatagatattcatatctttttttttaacatagtGAATATTATGCCAAGGCACTGTAAAATCAGATACTTGTGTCACATTATATAAATtctctgtatatatatatatatatatatatatatatatgtgttattcataaaaatatgtttgatATTGACAAGCATTCACataatttttctaacataCTAACTACttgtacgctgaaaggcagatacggcgacggcagctagcgaatcTGACTTTATTATAGCGTCGTATGCGTCGAGTTTTACATGaaccgcatgtatataccgcgccggccggtttgccgatgactaatttttcctcgttctctcatcccctgcctCTGCCACCTAGGATTACGTattacgctagccgctgtcatCGCAGAAAACGCCGTATCTGTCCTTCGGTGTATgtagtctttaaaaaaaaaaaaaaaaataagtttgcAAATACTgaaaagatgtaaaaaaaaattacattatatgatgtagaaaattattcgaaacaaatagcataaaattatgttcaatattcaatatataaatgtgtatCGTGTTAATTTTCCGCATTATTGGCCAAGAAATTCACatcgttatttttatgaatagcAGTAGTTGTTCCACATCGGTAACATGAATTAATGGAAATGATCGAATCACAACATGCTATATTTCAAATGTAACGCTATCGagatttttatgcaaattcaacacttttatatcaatttatcgtgaataatattaaaatcgtcATTCCGTATTACACACATTTAGTATAGAAATAGACTCATTACGAAGTATGAAAAGTGAACACACATTTAGAGCAATTCTTGTTTcacgttttatattataaaacggTTGAATAAATCGGTTACCATATTCAGACTGGTACCTGGTAATCTACTGATTGTCCATCAGAAAGTTAACGACTTAAAATGATATAGTAACCCATGAGCAAGTACGTACTTAACTGACGTTTCGATCGACGGCCGTGTTTGTTATTCACATGCTAATTTACTGTCGAAACTGCTGAGAGCAATGGCAAACGCCTGAACTGTACACAGAGGAAATCTATAATCCATTGTAAAAGTATCCTCCGCGACACGTCCAAACTGCATCACGACGTAGTCcactgaaattaattaaaagccaataatagatttttaaatcgtGAAAGAATACTAGAAATATTACATCTAGTACAggatattgtaaaaaaaaaaaaaacaaaataagtattttattttattttaccgtcACTGTCGTGAACGACTTGAAAATTCTTTACAGATGCTTGAGTTACTCGTCCATGAAAATTAAGCACGTAAGACTGCGTATCGTCGTTCCACACAGGAGTTTTATTATGTAACTCTATTAGATTGTCCATCTGTTTTGATTTCCATCGCtctggaaattaaaaaaaaaagaaaaagatatttttaattatgcaattaagtataattttaaactctGATATgcatcaaatatatattaatttatttttcagagcatctttaataagttttaacatataattttattattatattttatcgtcaagtatattacaattataattaccaAGCAAAGTCTCTGATTCAATCCGCGGGCATATTTCCACTCGCTTTTGATCAGGCGTCATACCCGGTATAATGACGGTCATTTTACGTGGACCTTTAAAACCTAAAACATTCGTATCGTATATCACCGCAGCTAATTCCTGCCGTGGATTGAAACGCTCGTCGCGTTTGTCGTCCTTCATTAACGAATATCCGTTGTCGTAAATTGTGAACTGTGTTCCCAAAAGATTTGACCGAAGTTTACCGACGTACGACTCCCCACCCCTTGAAAGATCTGTAGGATCGGTcgaaatcaaataattgctcgttgcgcttttttttctttttcggccAGCCAGTAAGAAAATCTGCaagtaaaaattgatatgTAGAAGACAGACGTCGAAACTAATCGACCGTAAATATACCTTTTTCCCGTAATCGCGCTCTAGATGCAAGAAGTAAGTCGGATAAAGACCACGATCCATCCCTTTTCTGTCGCGCGTTATTCGACATTtgtaatgcatttttttattcgccggTTGTAGCACGAATTGTTCAATATTGCCTTCTACATTTCCTTCCAATTCCGGACTCTGTAAAATAATACGAGGATACTTttacaaagaaattatttaaatacattataatgtaatttatattttgtaatgtaATACATACGGAAGAATTATTATCCCTACTAATAAGAGTATTAGGTCCTTCTGACGGTGCCACTCGAAGTGGCGAGGAACATGGCAGAGATTCTGAGGGTGAATGCAAGTCTATAGGTGACGATTCCTCGTCGGCGCAGTCAGTGCTCTGAGAACCTTCGTATAAGCCTCTGTCGTTTACCATTGCTTAaagaaacattaatatttaaataacagcataaaaaaatgttttatttttttttattacttttaaatattctaataaGTTTACCATTGATTGTCCCTTcgctattttttctttctgtataAGGTCCAACGTCCGTATTTGTTTGAAACATAGCATATTGCAAAGGGCCATCATATgctgcaaatatatttaaacattagAATAAtgacgtaaaatatatacgtaattgtgctcgtaattattttatttgttaacaattgcaaaattattttatttgctgaTTACCATGAAGTTCTTTGTTAGGATTCATCCATTTATTTGAATGACTTGTTAGCTGTGCACTAGATACATTAGATGCTTGTACCATTCCACTTGCACCAGTTTGTCTTTTCTGCTTCATCTTCTGAGCGATTAGTTGCctctatattaaataataaaatgtgaataagtcattacatacatattataataaattattccttGCTAATTCAAAACTATATACAAACAGCTAACATCTCAgatcaaagaaaaaataaatcaaatatataaacTAACTTTAAAACTCttgattttacaaattatactCGAATctacttaataaattatctttcgcAATATCGAATTTTAAACAAGcctttttatatgaaatatatctTCTTATTTCAGTTATACataaaacttgaaaatattaaataaaataactatgTGGCACATTAATATTCATATGTGACCTTGCCCTGCAAAGAGAAAAGCACTCAAACGGCTAAAGCTACCTATTATTAGCTGTAACATATTAgtcattattcattaattattcaccCAATGGTACTGAAAGGTATAGCTTAAACTTGAACGTTCCCGATAACTCGTTTATTCGAACAAATTACGCTTTCGGGAGTTACGATTTCCTAGATTTGTTGCAGGCAATCATTAACTCTAATAATAACTCGAGTAAACGATTTTTCAAGTCAAACAAATCGCTCCTTcgtccctccccctcccgagATGCAGGCACGATCGCGCGTCACCGAAGAAAAGTTTGCCCGTGTCAAGTGAAAACTACGGCTTATTCACTACGTTTAAATCGCACCTGTTGTTCCAGCTTTTGCTGTCGCAAGTCGAGCGACGTCATTTTTCGTGAAAAACGGTTTTGTCAGCGACAAGTCGACAGAAGACGGACAGGCCCAGCCGATAGCTCGTCAGCTTTGTTTACGCCAAACACAATCGCTCGCTCGCGGTACCTAGGCAACGTTCACCCGGAGGCTCCGTAGAGACTTTACGGCCTTACGCCACAGACTTAAGAATACTCAGATGGCGTCCGCGTTAAAGAGACCGCTCGGCGGCCATGAATACAAGGAACAGAGTTTACCTCGGCGCAGATATTTCTCGATTACATTTCCCTTGTTATTAAAGAACATTATCAATCGaactaataatatatttgatttttatattattaattagtaaaaacggtaatttaatcgTGCTCCCATGTATGTAGGTGACCgggaaattaaaagtaaacaAGGTGACAGATTAGTCAATACCGGAATCTCTCATCGCTGAGGCTCCGAAAACGATGGATGAATATCAGGAGTATAGGAGTGGACTGGTGACCCGGTTCAGAGCGCCGTTCCCGCGAATTACAGCAAAAATTAAGCCGGGAAAGGGATGCGTTTTATCGGTAAGTGCGCCGTTGTATTGATCTTTAACAATTACCCAAAAAAACATCATGTATAAATGAAAGGAAAAGTATCAAGATCTATTGTACGTATTAGAGATTACATAAtattgaaagtaattaaatgaaaatgtcATTAAAAGTAACATTTATACAAAGTTTAGTAATTAAGCTTTTAATTACTTGGCGGGATAGCCACGAACATTAGCTTCTTTAAACATAGCTACGAGAGAGTCCATAGTTTCTTCGCCGGTCGGAACAATTTGATTAGCTGGCAACAAAAAGCCATAACGACCATTATCACGGAGTTCGTAAGTGTAGGTAACTGGTAAGCCGTAAGTGCCTTTGACCCAATCCATAGAACCTCCGGAAGCcacatctaaaaataattttgcaggtTTAAAGAATCTAATATATAGAAATCTTACACTCGAAATGCAACCATCTcttttagtaataataaataaaatccttaaatatataatttaaattattttagaaaagtaaaaaaatatttcgacataataaattaagcgACACAGctaaacgaggaaaaaaaaaaaaaattaataaagaatttttatacatacagATTGTCTCGGCAATATTTCCAACTTGATATTTAGTTCCGTATCTCTTTGCAAGGGCCGTAATGGATTTCATACCCATACCGtactgaaaaattatataaacttattatattttgtcattatttaataagtatttgtcagaattaattgaaatatcgttctatattatttcttataaatataattactgtATTAATAACGATTGAGTTATAAATTCCCGAAAAagttgttttataaaaataaaattactcacCATATCGTCATAGTTATCAAGATGAGCTTTTGTGTGACCATATGGGAACATTAATAATTGCGAGTAACTATGGAATGCGATATACGCGTAAAGTTTCGGAGAGATGGACGCGATGTATTCGGACATGCTCTTTGTCTCAACCTCGGAGAATGCTGCACTTCCACCATAGGTTTCAGAGCATGGGAAGTTGCTAGAGCCTCcagctaaaaaaattaaattacaatcaaTGTATAAACATAGTATTAACGAAGATAagctataatttttatcttgcaagcacatttttgtataataatctcgattcttaatatttataaattcgtaTTTTATCGCAACGTCCTatttaaactaatttaaatatattattcatatgatatatttatacaattccATTTGTAGCCCCAGTTTCTGTTCGGATCGCTACCGTGGCAACCGAAACCGTACGGTTTACGTGTTTTTCTCCATAATCGgttctgaaataaattagaaatattcacgttaattaaatttaaataaatttatatattaacatattttttttttttaggtaatataaaaatataataataaatgcttaCTGTGGTGTGCGTGTAAACGTATCCGTCGGGATTAAATACCGGGAAAATGTACCAATCGTTACTCTCAGCCAAGGCTCTGACTTCCGGGCTCGTGCTGGTAAGTAATTGATGCAGAATGTACATTACAGTCGCGGGGGAGATCCATTCTCTGGCGTGAATACCTCCTTCGAGAAAGATTCCGGGATTGTTAGCTTTAAAAGAAACCTTGACGCCTTTGATCGGGCGTCCTTCGTACGTTTTACCACCGACGACAGTCTGTACCTTGTCGGGATATTTCTGAGCCAGCTCGTCTAGGTTCGCGTAAATTGCTTCGAGAGTGTGATAATTATTGAAATCGAACGTTGATGCACTCGCAGTAGATACACGATCGATTAATGACTCAACATTATCAATAAAAACTTTGTAAGGTGCTTGAATCTGTTTCATTAATTCATAGAATTCAGGTAATTTGTGTGGGGCAACCATAAGTTCTGCTTGTTTCTTCGCTGCAGGTGCCATCCAGAAAGAAAACTGTAAGTAAAGTTCAcgattttatacatttaataataatataattttaatatgtgaaAGATTAATACTTACTCCATCAGAAACCTCTGCCAATTGATTGAGCAGATTAGCCTGTGCTTGCGTAGCCGTGGCGATTTTGAAAACCTTGTAGTTTTCAAAAGTAGCCTGCTCGGCAGCCACCAGGCCCACCGTGCAGAATAATATTAGCTTCCACATGATGATTTCCGTTTccttcaaatttaatatacaaacgtttataattattatcaactttgttgtaaaaattagaacaattattttcatattacaTCGCGcaacttttacaaaataataattaaaacatttctatCCACAAATATagaaacgaattaattaaaataaaaagtaatggAACATTTTAAGTCTCGTGACGTGGCTTAGCGATAAAACACAAGGATCGGCTCACCCTTTTGGTAAAACGGGAACTGCGAAATTGTCGGCATTGTGatgttcattaatttaaataccgTGTTGCACACGGCACCAAAGTTGCATTATCGCATATTAATTTGCGCGATCAAGACcaaaattctatatttaagCATACATGAGTACTTTTTATAAGTAAAGTATTATTTCGCCACTTGTATTCGCCATCtgtatacatatttacaaCCTGTACACGTCAATctaaagataattttacaCACATCGCAGACAcacacgtatatacatataatagatAGGAAcaattcataattatttttaaatatattttccacaCTTTGCTGTAAGCAttgtgaaattatattaattaaattaattatgtaactaTAAGTAAAATGTACCTTCAGTCTCATAGACTTTCTCGATTGTAAAAGCCATATATTCCGCTTGCAGCCAAtcggtaatattaatataacaaagaCAGCGTAAAAAGAAGTGAAAACTTCTCTTCCAGTTGGAATAATTTGTTCAGGtgttaatagaaaattatcaCGTAACTCATACATAACGAGAATATGTGAATGAACCTGGGAGAACATACGGAGATGAACTTGAGACGTAACCCAGGCCAATCTTTCTCACGTTAcctaaaaacaatttttaaatatttatcagaAGCAATATATTTGCTAAAATGCAACTGCAATTTTGCcagcaaaatttatttttccgccATAAACGTCTTTGAAGAAGATTTCCGTCATAATTCTTACCGTTGTCTGTCTCTGTACTTTTGATTTCACATCCTTCATACATTTTTCGTGTATCGCTTTGCCGTTTATTTTGTATCTGATATTAGATAAGAATTGAGATGGTTGAAATTTACGCTGAAAGACAAGTATAGCGTTTGCTGCGGCGGCgacggctggcgtacgtgatttTCCCCTCTCCTTGATCCTCTCCCTCGGCGCTCCGTGACGTATGTGCTGCGACGCTTCATGTGTGACTTGACGCACATCATCCTAAGCTCACGTATGAGATACATACGCTAGCCGCCTTCGCCgaagcaaatgccatatctgccttaCAGTATACGTAGTAGTACATCATCAATTCAAATTACTTGTTTAATTACCGGTGGCGCCTCATAGCGAATTCCGACGGGAACTAACGAGTGCATATTAGACGAGTTGAAGTATACCACTGAAAAGCGAGACGCCCGACTTCACGTCGTTGACTTCGTGCAACATAATCAGTACAACGTAACCTTTCTGCGGTCTACTGGTTGTTATTAGCGTCCCTCGTGAGCTCGTGACTCGTGGTGAGTCTCGGTTTCGTTATCGTTTGGAGTATCAGACGATCGCTTTACGAAAATTTAGTATAAGATACTAATTTCTCAACGCTTGTAAGCTTCCTTTAGGTTAATAAAGTATGGACGACGAGGATGAAACGTATAAATTGTGGCGTATCAGGAAAACGGTGATGCAGTTATGTCACGACAGAGGTTACCTAGTCACGCAGGATGAGCTGGATCAGACGCTAGAATCATTTAAGCTACAATTTGGAGACAAGCCCAGCGAGAAAAGACCGGCCAGGAGCGATCTCATTGTTCTCGTGGCACATAATGACGATCCTACCGATCAGCTGTTTGTCTTCTTTCCTGACGAACCGAAAATTGGTATCAAAACAATCAAAACGTATTGCCAGCGCATGCAAGAAGAGAAGATCCACaggtttctttttatattaaaatattaaatatattaaaattatatttttggaaaattgtTACTTTCGTCCCGATCGTCACATTGAAGTGTGAATTCTACACACAATTTGTTCattgtcttatttttttaatttatttctaattgtagattaaaattaaaaaataaaaatcgaacaGTGGGTTgtttagcaatattaaaaaaaaaaaaaaattaacatagtCTAATATAATCTCTAGATCGCCGCGCGAAAATCATAGATTTCGACCGAGCAAGAACAGTCGCAACGATATTCaccaatataaataatatgttgttaattttatttagttgcttataacatttgtaaaaatgccattattgaatttttcagAGCAATTATTGTAGTTCAGCAAGGCATGACGCCGTCAGCCAAGCAATCGCTGACGGACATGGCACCGAAATACATACTGGAACAATTTTTAGAATCGGAATTACTGATTAACATTACTGAACATGAATTGGTACCCGAGCATATTGTCCTCACTCcagatgaaaaagaagaattattgACGAGGTATAAATTGAAAGAGAATCAACTAATGCGGATACAAGCTGGCGATCCAGTGGCGAGATACTTCGGATTGAAGCGCGGACAAGTCGTTAAAAT is a genomic window containing:
- the Ktub gene encoding protein king tubby isoform X1, whose amino-acid sequence is MTSLDLRQQKLEQQRQLIAQKMKQKRQTGASGMVQASNVSSAQLTSHSNKWMNPNKELHAYDGPLQYAMFQTNTDVGPYTERKNSEGTINAMVNDRGLYEGSQSTDCADEESSPIDLHSPSESLPCSSPLRVAPSEGPNTLISRDNNSSSPELEGNVEGNIEQFVLQPANKKMHYKCRITRDRKGMDRGLYPTYFLHLERDYGKKIFLLAGRKRKKSATSNYLISTDPTDLSRGGESYVGKLRSNLLGTQFTIYDNGYSLMKDDKRDERFNPRQELAAVIYDTNVLGFKGPRKMTVIIPGMTPDQKRVEICPRIESETLLERWKSKQMDNLIELHNKTPVWNDDTQSYVLNFHGRVTQASVKNFQVVHDSDVDYVVMQFGRVAEDTFTMDYRFPLCTVQAFAIALSSFDSKLACE
- the LOC139111550 gene encoding zinc carboxypeptidase, with amino-acid sequence MWKLILFCTVGLVAAEQATFENYKVFKIATATQAQANLLNQLAEVSDGFSFWMAPAAKKQAELMVAPHKLPEFYELMKQIQAPYKVFIDNVESLIDRVSTASASTFDFNNYHTLEAIYANLDELAQKYPDKVQTVVGGKTYEGRPIKGVKVSFKANNPGIFLEGGIHAREWISPATVMYILHQLLTSTSPEVRALAESNDWYIFPVFNPDGYVYTHTTNRLWRKTRKPYGFGCHGSDPNRNWGYKWNSGGSSNFPCSETYGGSAAFSEVETKSMSEYIASISPKLYAYIAFHSYSQLLMFPYGHTKAHLDNYDDMYGMGMKSITALAKRYGTKYQVGNIAETIYVASGGSMDWVKGTYGLPVTYTYELRDNGRYGFLLPANQIVPTGEETMDSLVAMFKEANVRGYPAK
- the Rpb5 gene encoding DNA-directed RNA polymerases I, II, and III subunit RPABC1 gives rise to the protein MDDEDETYKLWRIRKTVMQLCHDRGYLVTQDELDQTLESFKLQFGDKPSEKRPARSDLIVLVAHNDDPTDQLFVFFPDEPKIGIKTIKTYCQRMQEEKIHRAIIVVQQGMTPSAKQSLTDMAPKYILEQFLESELLINITEHELVPEHIVLTPDEKEELLTRYKLKENQLMRIQAGDPVARYFGLKRGQVVKIIRSSETAGRYISYRLVC
- the Ktub gene encoding protein king tubby 1 isoform X2, which gives rise to MKQKRQTGASGMVQASNVSSAQLTSHSNKWMNPNKELHAYDGPLQYAMFQTNTDVGPYTERKNSEGTINAMVNDRGLYEGSQSTDCADEESSPIDLHSPSESLPCSSPLRVAPSEGPNTLISRDNNSSSPELEGNVEGNIEQFVLQPANKKMHYKCRITRDRKGMDRGLYPTYFLHLERDYGKKIFLLAGRKRKKSATSNYLISTDPTDLSRGGESYVGKLRSNLLGTQFTIYDNGYSLMKDDKRDERFNPRQELAAVIYDTNVLGFKGPRKMTVIIPGMTPDQKRVEICPRIESETLLERWKSKQMDNLIELHNKTPVWNDDTQSYVLNFHGRVTQASVKNFQVVHDSDVDYVVMQFGRVAEDTFTMDYRFPLCTVQAFAIALSSFDSKLACE